Below is a genomic region from Rhodothermia bacterium.
TTGGTGAAGAGGGTAACCCAAGGTGGCCGATAGGGTTCTCAAAGGTTTGGAAAGCGGCTTTGATGGCCGCTACATCGGCTGGCGTTTTTAATTTCACCGAAACGCTCTCGGTATGGCCGTCTAAGACCGCCACCCGATTACATGAGGCGCTGATCTTAAAGTCGGCAAACTGAATCCCTTCTTCCGAAAGTGTCCCAAAGAGTTTTAGCGGCTCGGTCTCCATCTTTGCTTCTTCCCCGCCGATATGTGGAACCACATTCCCCAAAATATCCAACGAAGGCACGCCCGGATAACCAGCACCGGAAAGGGCTTGCATGGTAACCACATGCACAGCCGATATTCCGAAGGCTTTTTCGAGCGGCAACAATGCCAAGACCAAGCCAATGGTAGAGCAATTGGGATTTGTCACAATAAAGCCGCCTTTTTCGCTATACATTTGGCGATCTATTAGGGCAAGGTGTTCTGGATTGACCTCAGGAACCAATAGCGGAACCGTCGGCTCCATTCGATAATTACGGGTATTGGAGATTACGGGCATTCCAGCCTGAGCAAACGCCAGTTCCATTTCCAAGGCAACACTTGCATCTACACCAGAAAAAACAAAGTCTGCATCCACCGATGTTGGATTCGCCAGCACCACGGTCTGGTTGGCAATGTGTTCTGGTATGGGATTAGCACCGATCCAATTAACGGCATCAATGTATTTCTTTCCCGCAGATCGTTCGGAAGCGGCTAATGCCACCACCTCAAACCAAGGATGGTTACCCAGTAGTTCTACAAATTTTTGCCCAACAGCGCCTGTAGCCCCTAAGATGCCAACACGATACTTTTGCATTTTAACTCCTTTAGCTTATGATTTAACGGATGTTTTTGTGCGGAGGTCGTAGAAACCTGAGGCAATGCCGATTGTTTCCGGTTTTTCCCATCGGAAAGCCTTTGTACGACCGGACGCCCATTTCTTGGACTTTTTATCGAAGCCGAATTGTCCAAAAATGGTCTAATAAACGAATTGAGTTGTTCAAATTCGATTAAGAACGCATCGTGACCATCTTCTGAATGTAAAATTCTGAAATCGGACTGCGGAAGATGCCGCGCCAACTCTTCTTGTTCTGGTAATGGGTAGAGAATGTCAGAGTTAATACCAATGACCAAGGTGGGGAGGTGTAGCCCGGCCAAGGCCTCCTCATATGCTCCCCGCCCACGAGACACGTCGTGCGTATCCATAAGTTGGGTGAGCCGGACATAAACGTTTGCATCAAACCGTTCGGTTAGTTTACGGCCTTGGTACTGTTGGTAACTTTCGACGGCAAAACCGTTTTGACCGTCCCCCCCTTGCTCTGTTCTCCCGAAGCGATCCTGAAAAGAGCGCCAAGAGCGATACGAAATCATGGCATTCATCCGAGCTGCAGCCAAACCAGCAACGGGCGGTTCTTCGTCGGTATAATACCCATTACGCCAGTTGGGGTCGGCATAAATGGCGGCCCGCTGCGCCTCGCTCCAGCCAATCGTCCAAGCAGAGTGGCGTCCAGAAGCCGCAATTACCACCAAACGCTTCACCAAATCCGGCGCAAGAAACCCCCATTCCAACGCTTGCATCCCGCCCATCGAACCACCAATAACGGCTTCTATACCCTGTACCCCTAACGTTTTCACCGCCTCTAAGTGCAAGCGAACCGAGTCTCGGACGGTCACCCGCGGAAAATCTCCACCATAAGGCTTTCCGGTTTCGGGATTAATAGAACGCGGCCCAGTTGTACCATAACAAGAACCCAGCACATTCAAACAAATCACCCAATAACGGTTTGTATCCAAGGCTTTTTCCGGCCCAAGAACCCCATCCCACCAATCTGCAAGGTCGGTATTTCCCGTCAACGCATGACAAACGACCAAGACATTGTCTCTTCGTTCGTTGAGTGTGCCCCATGTCTGAAAACCCACTTGTACGTTTTTCAAAACCTGTTGATTTTCTAAGGTAAATTGCGCAATGGTCAGTGATTGAAGACCTAAGGGGGTAGGAAATTCCATTCGGGTAATAATTTTGTGGTTATTGGTGCGGCAAATCAAGGCGGAAAGGCGCTCCCTCCCGCCCATTTTTCAACTTAGGCTTGGGAAGCGTGCAAAGCCTGATCTAAATCTGCTTTGATGTCTTCGATAAACTCGATCCCGACGGACAGCCGAATTAGAGACGGAGAAACACCAGAAGCCGCTTGATCTTCGGCGGATAATTGTTGGTGCGTGGTGGAGGCTGGATGGATAACCAACGTTTTGGCATCGCCAACATTTGCAAGATGACTGGCCAATTTCACGCTATTGATAAAGGTTTTACCCGCATCAAGCCCACCTTTTATGCCGAAACTCAAAACACCACCAAAGCCACGTTTCAGGTACTTCTTGGCCAACTCGTGGGAAGGATGACTGGGTAACCCCGGATAGCTCACCCACTCCACAGCGGGATGTGCTTCGAGCCACTCGGCGACGGCTTGGGCGTTTTCCACATGACGTTGTACCCGCAAAGACAAGGTTTCTAATCCTTGAAGCAGTAGAAAGGAATTGAAAGGGCTTTGAGCAGGGCCAAAATCCCGCAAACCCTCCACGCGGGCACGAATAATAAAAGCCACATTTACACCCAATACACCATTTGTGCCAAAAACTTCCCAGAAATTCAGTCCATGATAACCCGGGGAAGGCGAATTGAAGGTTGGGAAGCGGCCATTGTCCCAAGGAAACGTTCCCGCATCCACAATCACCCCCCCGATGGCCGTGCCATGACCACCAATCCACTTGGTAGCCGAGTGCAAAACGATGTCTGCACCATGCTCGATAGGACGGAACAGATAGCCGCCCGCGCCAAAGGTATTGTCCACCACCAATGGTACACCATGTTTCTTAGCAATGGCGGAAATGACCTCAAAATCAGGAATATTAAACTTAGGATTTCCAATGGTTTCGAGATAGATCGCTTTGGTTCTTTCATCAATCAAGGATTCAATGCTCTCTGGATTATCTCCGTCGGCAAAACGCACCTGAATACCAATTCGTGGGAACTGCACTTTAAATTGGTTATAAGTTCCGCCGTATAGATAACTTGTGGTAACGATGTTGTCCCCAGCCTCGGCCAATGTGGTCAAGGCAAGGAATTGTGCGGCTTGGCCAGAAGAAGTGGCCAATGCTGCAACGCCACCTTCCAAAGCTGCTACCCGTTGTTCAAACACATCGTTTGTGGGGTTCATGATTCGGGTATAAATATTCCCAAACTCCTTCAATGCAAAGAGATTGGCGCCATGATCGGCATCATTAAAGGTGTAAGAAGTGGTTGCATAGATCGGAACCGCGCGGGCATTGGTTCCAGGGGCTGGGGATTGTCCTGCATGTAATTGCAGGGTGTCAAAATGTAGTTGGCTCATGGTTTTGCTCAATGTTTAATAGGGGTAAGGTTTAAACAACGTACATTTATCCAGTTCTGTCCGCTTATGCAATAGGGAAGTGCTCGCGTTATGCAATAGGGAACTGCTCGCGCGCAAAAGCAAAAAACCCCTACTGCAACGGAGGCAGAAGAGGCGCATTTGATAAATCAACGTATAGATATCGGGATTGTATCAAGCGTTCATCTTTCCCCGTGCAATACGCAACAAGGCAGGAATTGGCACCTTCCTCCCAATCGGCGGGAGCGGTTGCCAGAGCGTCGTAGGGCCTGTCCCTCGGCTCTTCTGGATAAATGCTTAATCTTGTAAAGAACAAGTGTATTAAGATACGATACCTAAAATCAAAAACACAAGACCTTCTTTTAAGAACCGCTAAATTTTGTTCAATGGAAGCGTTTTCTTCATGTTCTGTGCAATATTTTTTTGTATTTTAGGTTAAACGGTAACACAGCAGCACCGTCAAAGTTTACAAGTCCAAAAATATACCTTATCCTTGATCCATACATACCTTCACCACGTTCATACAACTCAGGGAGAAAACCATGAAAAACCCCATTCGTTATTTGGTCATTTTAGGCGCGGCATTCGTTTTCACGACCTATGCTTCCGCCCAAACCTCTTGGAGTGACGTTCAGCCCTCCGTACCACCGTCACAGCCATCAGCCTACTATACGGTGAATGGCGGCAAGCCCGTTTTCAGGGCACAAGTATCGTCTCCCATCACACCCGATAACAAAATCAATCCCCACTATGCCAATTCACAATATGGCCCACACAATCCGGCTCCGGTACCGGGAACAGAAACAGGGTGTAGTGCCTTCCCACGGGGCAGTCAGGAAGAGTTAAATTGTGAAGTAGATGGCTACAAAAACTCGTCTATGCTGCGGCTCTTTCAAAACTTTGTCAAAACAAACCGTAATTCGGTACAGTGTGGTCGCTTCTCGGCACAATACCAAAACGTAGGAGATCACGCCGAGATCGTAGTTTCTGATAATTTTAACAGCTTTGTTTTGGGCTATCGGGATAATATGATCCTCATTCCGAATGACGTAGAGTCAACAATTCTTTGGCAAACCCGTGATAGGGTACTCAAAATGCTCTATGCTTGTCGGGACGCAGGAATGGATACAGGCTTAGGTGGCTACCTGCCGCCAGTGACCAATCGGGTAAGAACGCAAGGAGAGTACAATCCGACGCGCTACCGCTAATTTGTTTGAACCAAAAAAGCGTCTCTCCTAAAGACGCTTTTTTTTATTACTGACTGAAGATTCAAATTTATGAAATGCCCCATTCATGTATCTTCAGAATTATTCACAAGCCTACATCAGCATGTCAGCAACATTATTGGATGGCAAAGCAATCGCCGCACAAGTCCGAGAAGAGGTAAAAAAAGACGTCTTATCATGGGTTGCCCAAGGGAATCGTCCGCCTTATCTGGCTGTAATTTTGGTAGGAGACAATCCGGCCTCGGCCTCATACGTTCGTGGAAAAGCCAAAGCGTGTGCCGAAGTGGGCATGGGTAGCGAAACCATACAGCATCCCACAACCATGACGGAAGAGTCCCTGCTTGAATTGATCCAGAACCTGAATAACGATCCCAAAGTGGATGGCATTTTGGTACAACTGCCCTTGCCTCCGCACATGGATGAGAAGAAGGTCATCCATGCTATTGCACCCACAAAAGATGTGGATGGCTTCCATCCGGAAAATGCAGGGAAAGTGGTGATTGGGCAAGCGGGCTTCCCGCCTGCAACACCGGCTGGCGTTATGGAAATCCTAAAACGCAGTGGTATAGAAACCCCTGGAGCACATGCGGTGATCCTTGGCAGGTCTAATATTGTGGGCAAGCCCATGGCCAATCTATTGATCCAGCCCGGAATAGATGCTACGGTAACGGTTTGTCATAGCCGAACCAAAAACCTATCGGCGATCACCAAGCAAGCCGACATTTTGATTGCGGCCATCGGAAAGCCCCATTTTGTGACACCTGATCTGATCAAAGAAGGCGCAGTCGTGATTGACGTGGGCATTAACCGCATAGAAGACACTTCAAAAAAAACGGGCTATCGTTTGGTTGGTGATGTGGACTTTGAGACTGTCCGCGAAAAAGCTGCACAACTCACCCCCGTGCCTGGTGGCGTTGGCCCAATGACCATTGCCATGTTGTTGAAAAATACATTACGAGCTGCTCAAACAAAAAAATCATAAACCACCCATATGCAACCCAAAACACCTGAAATTGACCCAAGTTCGCTTAAAGCCGTTCCCCCACCCGATGTCGCTGGGGCTATAAAACAACTTTCTTCGGGAGAGTTGCTGTATAATTGGAGTAATGTGGTTCAAGATTTGCTTTATAAGGCAGCATGGGCCTTCCTCATTCTCCTCTTTTTCTGGTTTCTGAGTAAAGTGGTCATCCGACTTATCAACAAAGCCATTGATAAAACCGGAAAAAGCGGGAGCGGTGCGCATCAGTTATTGGCCAAAACCGCAAAACTTTTCATCTTAGCCTTTGGAATAGTGACCGCTTTAGGCCAATTTATCAATATAGCGCCTTTGCTTGCGGGCTTGGGTGTCGTTGGTTTGGCTGTAGGTTTTGCGGCACAAGATACCTTAAAGAACTTCATTGCCGGCATTACCATTCTGATAGATCAACCCTTTCGAGTGGGAGACAATATCGTTTTTGACAACAAATTCGGAACGGTACACGAGATCACCCTCCGATCCACCCGCATTAAAACCGTCAACAACGAAATTATGGTCTTGCCAAATGACCAAATGATCAATGGTAAACTCATCAACCATTCGATGATGGGCTTGCTCCGCCTCGAAATTCCCTTCTCCATTGGCTATAGTGAATCCACAGATGACGCAAGGACGGTTGCACTTCAAATTGCCTCGGCGGATAAGCGGGTTGTACAAAATCCAGCACCTTCTGTTGTCGTAACGGCAATGGCGGACTCTGGCATATCGCTCATGCTTCGGGTCTGGATTACGGACATGAAGGATGAAATACCCTTAAAAGCAGAGTTAAATGAAGCACTGCTCCATGCACTTTTGGTAAAAGGGATTGAAATTCCGTACCCAGCCATTATTATTCGCTCTTAGACCCATAATAACATGATAAGACTTGGTATAGACATCGGCGGCAGCGGTATCAAAGGCGTCCCCATAAACACCGAAAACGGGGAAGTTTTGGGACATCGCCACCGCATAGACACACCTCAACCCGCCACCCCAGACGCCGTAGCGCAAACAGTGGCCGAGATGGTCAATCATTTTAAGTGGCATGGCCCTGTTGGTTGCACCATGCCCAGCATCGTACAACATGGCGTTACCCAAACGGCCTCGAACATTCCCGCCGATTGGATTGGGGTGAATGCGGAGACCCTCTTTAAGGCTAAAACGAGTCTTGAATTTAAAGTGATCAACGATGCAGATGCGGCCGGTGTGGGCGAATTGCATTTTGGCGCTGCAAATGACCACCGAGGAACTGTACTCTTGCTCACCGTTGGAACCGGAATTGGATCAGCGCTCTTTTGTAATGGCGTTTTGGTTCCCAACACAGAGTTCGGCCACCTCCTTTTTGCAAATACCATCGCAGAGAAGTACTGTAGTGACCGTGCTCGCAAAGACCAAAAACTAAAGTGGCCGGCTTGGGCAGAACGATTTAATGCCTACTTGGCACATTTGGAATTGCTTTTCTCGCCAGACTTGTTCATCATCGGTGGTGGAATTGCAAACAAAACGGAAAAATATTGGGATTTACTTGAAGCCAAAGCCCAATTGGTTCCTGCCACTCTCAAGAATAATGCCGGAATTGTGGGTGCAGCATATGCAGCAAGAGAAATCCCGTTCAGCCATCACCAAGAACTTTAAAGATAAAGGCTCCCCCTAAAAACGGTAGCGGTTGGTCCGGCTTGGAATAAATCAGTAATCTCGCCTGCTGATATCGTGTAGCCCACGTCTAATGTCCCCCCTTTGGGGCTAAGTTGGACGTGGTTGCTCTGTACCAAATTCCGAAGATTCGCCACAATAGCTGCTGCCAAAGCCCCAGTACCGCAGGCCAACGTCTCGGCCTCAACCCCTTTTTCAAACGTCCGAATAAGCAGATGAGCGGGTGTGGTCTCTGAGCCTGCGTCCACAACCTCTACAAAGTTCATATTGATGCCATGCGGTGCAAATACAGTATGCCAACGTAGCAACGGCCCCCACTTTTCTACATCAAACTGCCATAAATCCGAGACAAAAGCCACCGCGTGTTGGGTTCCGGTAAAAATATAATCTATGAAGCCAAACGTTTTTTGTGCTTCTTCCGATACAAAGACCTCCGGACGGTAGTCTTGGAAGTTAGGCATGTATAACCGGACGGGTGCTTCGGAATCATCAGGAACCAATGAACGGTACAAGCCGGCCGAGGTCGCGAATTGTAAGACTGCTTTTTTTAGACCGGACTCATACGCAAACCGACTCAATACACGCGCACCATTCCCACACATTAGCCCCAAAGAACCGTCTGCATTAAAATAACGCATCCTGAAATCCAATTCCGCCTCCGCCTCTGGATCCGTTTGGCACAAGGCCAATAAGCCATCTGCGCCTATGCCTAAGCGGCGATCACAATAACGAATGGCCAATTCGGACAGCCGATCATCATTAAAATGATAAAAACGGTTATCAATTACCACAAAGTCATTGCCTGCACCGTGCATTTTTGTAAATTCAAGCACCAAGCGTCTCATAAATTCGTTTTTGAGTACATTGCTAAAAAAGGTTAACCCCTTCGTTTTTTTCCAATTTACGTTTTAGAAGAACCCTATATCCGTTGATCGAGAAAAAATTAACACTTAACAAAGTAGAGCCTGTTCTACTCTTTGGTCATAACGACCATCACCTCCGCAAGATCGAGGCAGCCTATGACAAAACGCGCATCACAGCGCGTGGAAACGAGCTTTATTTAAAAGGAGAAGCCCAAGACATTGCACAATTGGAGCGCATCTTCGAGGAATTGAGCCTGATTGTTCACCGAAGTGCCCACCTCACCGATAAAGATGTGGACACGGTTCTGGACTTGGTGCGCCTAAACGGTGGCCCGCATTTGGGCGAGCAACCCGACGCCGCCTTGCTCTTTACCCAGAACGGCGGCTTGATACGGCCTAAAAACAATGGCCAGCGGAAAATGGTACAGGCAGCACGCGCCAATGACATTGTTTTTGCGATTGGTCCGGCGGGAACGGGGAAAACCTATGTTGCCGTAGCCTTGGCGGTAGCCGCTCTTAAATCCCGCATTGTAAAACGCATTGTGCTCGCGAGACCAGCCGTCGAGGCCGGCGAAAGTCTCGGTTTTTTACCCGGCGACCTTCGCGACAAAATTGATCCGTACCTCCGGCCACTCTACGATGCCTTAGAAGACATGCTCCCTCCAGATAAACTGCGCGGTTTAATGGAGCAAAACTTAATCGAAATTGTACCTTTGGCCTATATGCGGGGACGAACCCTCAATAATGCGTTCGTTATTTTGGACGAGGCTCAAAATGCCACCAACACACAAATGAAGATGTTTCTGACAAGGCTCGGAGCCAATAGCCGCGCCATTGTTACGGGAGATATTACCCAAACCGACTTGCCCAAACGGAGCCAAAGCGGCCTGATTCATGTTCAGGAGATTTTAGAAGGCGTAGAAGGTATTTCCTTTGTCTATCTGCAAAAATCGGATGTGGTACGACACCAATTGGTTCAAGACATTATTGAGGCATACGACCGCTTTGATTCGGATTTGGAGGGCTAACCATGCAATTTGGTGTTTTAGACATTTTTCGCTTGAACGAAGGCAAATTCAATGTTGGGTTAGACAAAAAATTGGTACCACACATCGAAGGCCAGCCCTTCCCCGCCGGAACCTTACATGTGGCTGCTAATGCGTTTGTTGTACGAACACCGCATGAAGTTATTCTGTTGGATGCCGGACTGGGCGAGGAAGCTGCAGGCAGAGACATCACCTTCCTCACCGATCAACTGGCAAGGGTTGGCGTGACCCGCGAAGAAGTTTCAAAGGTTTTCCTTAGCCATTTTCATGCCGACCATATTGGGGGAGCCACCTTCCAAGTTGGCTTTGAACGTCGCCCCACCTTCCCCAATGCCACCTATTTTGCCCAAAAACAAGAGGAAAATGCGCCATACACGGGGCGCTCTGAAGAATTGCGCCGGATGACCATAGACGTATTGGAAGAACATGGCCAATTGGCTTGGTTAGATGGAAATGGCTGGATTGACGACCTCATTGCGTATGAAGTGACGGGCGGGCATACCCCTTTCCACCAAATTGCTTGGCTGCACTACGATGGATTAAGTATCCTATACGGAGGCGATGTATTGCCACAGCCCTCACAAATTACGAGACGCTTTTTGGCCAAATACGACTTCCAACCCGAAGTATCCGCTGCATGGCGTCAAAAGTTGGCGAAACGGGCTTTTGAAAATGGAGCGCTCATGCTCTTTTATCATTCAACTACTTTCCCCGCTGCTTTTTTATCAACCTACCACCCCAAAACCGGTTATCAAATTGAACCCGTACCACTTTAACGTTCTTTTTACAGTTCCTTTACCAAAAATGACTTGACCCGAATAAATTATTGCCTTATCTTTGCCTTCCTGAATCAAAAATGATCCCGTAGCTCAGCCGGTAGAGCAACTGCCTTTTAAGCAGTGGGTCACAGGTTCGAATCCTGTCGGGATCACAACAATCAGGCCCAGGTGGTGAAATTGGTAGACACGCCATCTTGAGGGGGTGGTGCTCGAAAGGGCATGCTGGTTCGAGTCCAGTCCTGGGCACACTACAAAATTTAAAGCTGCAATATCATTCTATTGCGGCTTTTTTGTTTTTACCTTCTGGCGTTCATGGCGCCCATCTGTGCTTACATTATCCTATTTTCGATCATTAAACGGCCACTTAAGCCCTTGTCTTGCCAAGTTTGAAGTTTTAGCAAACACACAAATTCCCACCGTAGCATTGTAAATTGGCAAATTCCTCAAACACAATTCTATTAGCCCACCATGCGCCTAATCTCCCTTCTCCCCGCTGCAACCGACTGGTTGCACGCATTGAATGCGCAAAAGCACCTTGTTGGTCGTTCAAAAGATCACACACAGCCCGAAGTTCAGGCGCTTCCGGTCGTTTCGGCCAAACCTGAAGACCTTTTGGCCCTTCAACCGGATTTTGTCATTTCGCCAACTGATATTTCCGGCGTTCCTATTTTGATATTTGCCCCAGAAACCATGAAGCAAGCCTTAGATCGGGTATTAAAATTAGGCAAGGTGACGGGGAAGTTTCCAGAAGCCCTCAAACTGGTTGCAAACTTAGAAACGACTTTGCTGACGAAGCAAAAGCAAAGAGGCATAAATCCTAAACGACCTCCACAAAAACCGAGTGTGGCCTACATCTCTTCGTTTTCGCCACTTACGATCGAAAAAAGGTGGATTCCGGACGTGATCGAACATGCGGGCGGAACGGCGTTCTCTGACGAGATTGGCGCCCATGTGCCGGATGTATGGCTAATCGGCTATGGAGACAACACCTTGACGGCTACCCAAATAGCTTTTCAAGAATGGCTTGCTTCGCAACATATTTCTGCACCCATAACTTTTTTTGTTCCAAACACCTTATACCTATACCCTAGCCCACAACTCTATGAGGCTATTGATGATTTGATGAAGAAACTTTCTGATCTAACCCTATCATAATCTCGATCTTTCTTGGATTATGTTAATTTGCAAATGAGCCACGTACCTCTCCACACCCTAATCCATACGTCCATGAGCATAGAATTAATACTCTCTAACCTCCTAAATGCACCGGTTTTGTTCTTCTTCTTGGGCATGGCGGCCATTTTGGTGAAGTCAGACTTAGATTTCCCCGCACCATTACCAAAGTTGTTTTCCCTATATTTGTTGTTAAGCATTGGATTTAAAGGAGGCGTAGAATTGGCCCATAGTGGGCTTTCGTTACAAATTTTCAAGACGCTGGGTGCTGCTATTCTCGTCTCTTCTATAATCCCGTTCTATTCATTCTTTATCCTCCGCAAGAAGATAGATGTGGCGAATGCTGCGGGAATTGCCGCTGCATATGGCTCGGTGAGTGCTGTAACCTACATTGCAGCCACTTCTTTTTTATCCCGTTTAGAAATACCCTTTAACGGACACATGGTTGCGGCAATGGCCCTCATGGAGTCTCCGGCCATTTTGGTTGGTGTTTTTATGTATCGCAAATTCCGTACAAAAGAAGTGCAATCCCACGAAGAATCTTTGGGAGAATTGGTGCGAGAAGCCTTTTTTAACGGCTCGGTATTTCTGCTGATTGGTAGTTTCTTAATAGGATTTGCCACTGGAGCCGAAGGCGAAGCCGCACTTAAACCCTTTACAACCGATTTATTTAAAGGATTCTTATGCTTATTTTTATTGGATATGGGCTTGGTTAGTGCCCGCCGATTTGCCCAACTTAAAAACCTTGGCCGCTTTCCTGTATTGTTTGCATTATTCATGCCCATCCCCAATGCGTTCCTTGGGATTTTAATGGCATGGTTAACGGGCATGACGGTCGGCGATGCGCTACTGTTTGCAACACTTTGTGCCAGCGCCTCCTACATTGCTGTACCAGCAGCCTTACGGCTCTCTGTGCCAGAGGCCAATCCGGGTGTTTATGTCACAATGGCGCTTGCCGTAACCTTCCCCTTTAATATTCTGATCGGTCTGCCGATCTACCTCAACCTTATCCAACGCCTTTGGCCATAAACCCAACCCAACCATGAAACCAATCAAAAAAATTGAGATCATTACGCCCTCCATTAAATTGCCGGAACTCATGTCTATTTTAGACCAAAACGGCATCAGAGGTTATACCGTCATCCACGCTTCGGTAGGAAAAGGGACACGGGGATTGGCCTATGACGACGATTTGGTGGGGACATCGGGTAATGATTATCTTTTCACCCTTTGTACCGATGAAGAGGTGGAAGTCCTCGTACCCGTTATTAAGCCACTATTGGTTAAATACGGAGGTATTTTTTTAATTTCAGAGGTGGCGGTCATCACCCGTTAAAGCTGTTACACCCTAATACACACCTGGGTTTGAGCGGTTAGCCCTCCCATCAAAGACATGTACGAAAAGCTAAGCCCATTTATCGGTCAGTTTAAACACATCATCAGCCAAGAAGAAGCCAAAGATTTGCTCCGACTGGCTGAAAAATTTGGTTTTATAGACCAACAATACGAACCACCCTACATTCCCGAAGTTCGTACCCGTGCGATGGGTACAGCAAAAGCGTGGGCAGCAAAACTCTCAGAACGGGTTATCCCTCATATAGCGCCGCTGGATCATTGGCTCGTGGATGAATTACAAGCCTACCGCCCCGCACAAAGCCTACAGTGGCAACCACAAGCCGTTAATGAGCGATTCCGCTTTTATCGGTATGCTCCTTTAGACCGATTTGCTCCCCACCGCGACCATCCCTACATTCGTAATGACCGCGAACAAACCTTCCTAAGCATGGTTTTGTATTTGGATGAAGACTGCGAGGGCGGCGAAACCCGTTTCCCTGATTTCTCCGTGCGCCCACAACTTGGAACCGCCCTGGTTTATCCGCATTGGTTGCTACATGAAGGGGGCATCGTGTTTCGTGGTATTAAAACCGTCTTAAGAACCGATATATTCTATTTTCGGGCATATTAAAAGCTAACCCAAGAGCGTATATTGATCGTTTATTCTGTCTGACTCTCATTACCCTTTAAAATATGTCTCGAGTTCTCACCGCAATTATTGGCTTCCTGATCATTATCCCACTGATGTATTTGGGCGGCCCCTTTATCACGGTTATTGTTCTTTTGGTTGGCCTTCTTGCACAAGTTGAATTATATCGGCTTTTCGAGAGTGCCAACATCCACCCACACAAAAGTATTGGTGCTTTATTGGGCATGTTACTGACCCTCAATACGGTTGTCACACACGACCCCTTGCTTACCTTGGTATTAGGTACCCTTCTCGTAAGTTTGGTGGAATTATTCAGGAACCATCCCAATCCTTTACAAAATATTGCCGCAACCCTTTT
It encodes:
- the folD gene encoding bifunctional methylenetetrahydrofolate dehydrogenase/methenyltetrahydrofolate cyclohydrolase FolD, translating into MSATLLDGKAIAAQVREEVKKDVLSWVAQGNRPPYLAVILVGDNPASASYVRGKAKACAEVGMGSETIQHPTTMTEESLLELIQNLNNDPKVDGILVQLPLPPHMDEKKVIHAIAPTKDVDGFHPENAGKVVIGQAGFPPATPAGVMEILKRSGIETPGAHAVILGRSNIVGKPMANLLIQPGIDATVTVCHSRTKNLSAITKQADILIAAIGKPHFVTPDLIKEGAVVIDVGINRIEDTSKKTGYRLVGDVDFETVREKAAQLTPVPGGVGPMTIAMLLKNTLRAAQTKKS
- the metX gene encoding homoserine O-acetyltransferase translates to MEFPTPLGLQSLTIAQFTLENQQVLKNVQVGFQTWGTLNERRDNVLVVCHALTGNTDLADWWDGVLGPEKALDTNRYWVICLNVLGSCYGTTGPRSINPETGKPYGGDFPRVTVRDSVRLHLEAVKTLGVQGIEAVIGGSMGGMQALEWGFLAPDLVKRLVVIAASGRHSAWTIGWSEAQRAAIYADPNWRNGYYTDEEPPVAGLAAARMNAMISYRSWRSFQDRFGRTEQGGDGQNGFAVESYQQYQGRKLTERFDANVYVRLTQLMDTHDVSRGRGAYEEALAGLHLPTLVIGINSDILYPLPEQEELARHLPQSDFRILHSEDGHDAFLIEFEQLNSFIRPFLDNSASIKSPRNGRPVVQRLSDGKNRKQSALPQVSTTSAQKHPLNHKLKELKCKSIVLAS
- a CDS encoding O-acetylhomoserine aminocarboxypropyltransferase/cysteine synthase, with the protein product MSQLHFDTLQLHAGQSPAPGTNARAVPIYATTSYTFNDADHGANLFALKEFGNIYTRIMNPTNDVFEQRVAALEGGVAALATSSGQAAQFLALTTLAEAGDNIVTTSYLYGGTYNQFKVQFPRIGIQVRFADGDNPESIESLIDERTKAIYLETIGNPKFNIPDFEVISAIAKKHGVPLVVDNTFGAGGYLFRPIEHGADIVLHSATKWIGGHGTAIGGVIVDAGTFPWDNGRFPTFNSPSPGYHGLNFWEVFGTNGVLGVNVAFIIRARVEGLRDFGPAQSPFNSFLLLQGLETLSLRVQRHVENAQAVAEWLEAHPAVEWVSYPGLPSHPSHELAKKYLKRGFGGVLSFGIKGGLDAGKTFINSVKLASHLANVGDAKTLVIHPASTTHQQLSAEDQAASGVSPSLIRLSVGIEFIEDIKADLDQALHASQA
- the asd gene encoding aspartate-semialdehyde dehydrogenase — translated: MQKYRVGILGATGAVGQKFVELLGNHPWFEVVALAASERSAGKKYIDAVNWIGANPIPEHIANQTVVLANPTSVDADFVFSGVDASVALEMELAFAQAGMPVISNTRNYRMEPTVPLLVPEVNPEHLALIDRQMYSEKGGFIVTNPNCSTIGLVLALLPLEKAFGISAVHVVTMQALSGAGYPGVPSLDILGNVVPHIGGEEAKMETEPLKLFGTLSEEGIQFADFKISASCNRVAVLDGHTESVSVKLKTPADVAAIKAAFQTFENPIGHLGLPSSPTPLIKVFDDERYPQPRRHATLGNGMTVSVGRLRPDALFDVKFTLLVHNTIRGAAGGAILNAELLVNKGYLKHRI
- a CDS encoding ROK family protein, which gives rise to MIRLGIDIGGSGIKGVPINTENGEVLGHRHRIDTPQPATPDAVAQTVAEMVNHFKWHGPVGCTMPSIVQHGVTQTASNIPADWIGVNAETLFKAKTSLEFKVINDADAAGVGELHFGAANDHRGTVLLLTVGTGIGSALFCNGVLVPNTEFGHLLFANTIAEKYCSDRARKDQKLKWPAWAERFNAYLAHLELLFSPDLFIIGGGIANKTEKYWDLLEAKAQLVPATLKNNAGIVGAAYAAREIPFSHHQEL
- a CDS encoding mechanosensitive ion channel family protein, yielding MQPKTPEIDPSSLKAVPPPDVAGAIKQLSSGELLYNWSNVVQDLLYKAAWAFLILLFFWFLSKVVIRLINKAIDKTGKSGSGAHQLLAKTAKLFILAFGIVTALGQFINIAPLLAGLGVVGLAVGFAAQDTLKNFIAGITILIDQPFRVGDNIVFDNKFGTVHEITLRSTRIKTVNNEIMVLPNDQMINGKLINHSMMGLLRLEIPFSIGYSESTDDARTVALQIASADKRVVQNPAPSVVVTAMADSGISLMLRVWITDMKDEIPLKAELNEALLHALLVKGIEIPYPAIIIRS